One part of the Streptomyces lienomycini genome encodes these proteins:
- a CDS encoding sodium:solute symporter, translating into MRQLDLVVIVVYLIGIAWIGLRKAGRQKSAKDYFVGEGHMPWWTVSFSVVATETSVLTVISVPGGAYSGQAFGNVELALGYVIGRVVVATVLIPLYKRGGFVSAYQYLGDRFGLKLQGLASVTFVFTRLLAEGVRLFASAIPIKLLLDEFGVHASYRVIIIVLTLITVVYTYLGGIKAVIWTDAIQMVLYLGGAVLAVAVLSAHVGGDGWARALDAGRFTLFDTDLDLAHVLTSPFALPTAIVGGAIFAMASHGSDQLIVQRVLATRTLREGQKAMIASGVFVTIQFAAFSLVGALLWSYNEGRSFSELGLSSSDNLYPDFILHGLPVVVSGLLVAGILGAAMGSLSSALNSMSNSTVADIIHSFFRSTPSEEALLKLARGMTLVWATLMAVFACAFSESTGNVYLTGLTIAGYTYGALLGAFLLGRLVRRANEVDSVVAFLVTIGVMTYVVRVVKIDVTTGGTTTSQAIAAQWLVPIGVLITLVVGGALSLFHGAPEPGGATASDEEPGAGPDRTTTTAGRN; encoded by the coding sequence GTGCGCCAGCTCGACCTCGTGGTGATCGTGGTCTATCTGATCGGGATCGCCTGGATCGGCCTGCGGAAGGCCGGCCGGCAGAAGTCGGCGAAGGACTACTTCGTCGGTGAGGGCCACATGCCGTGGTGGACGGTCTCCTTCTCGGTCGTCGCCACCGAGACCAGCGTCCTGACGGTGATCAGTGTCCCCGGCGGCGCCTACAGCGGCCAGGCCTTCGGGAACGTCGAACTCGCCCTGGGCTACGTCATCGGACGCGTCGTCGTGGCCACCGTGCTGATCCCCCTCTACAAGCGCGGCGGGTTCGTCAGCGCCTACCAGTACCTGGGCGACCGGTTCGGGCTGAAGCTGCAGGGGCTGGCTTCGGTGACCTTCGTGTTCACCCGGCTCCTGGCCGAGGGCGTCCGGTTGTTCGCCTCCGCCATCCCGATCAAGCTGCTGCTCGACGAGTTCGGCGTGCACGCGAGCTACCGCGTGATCATCATCGTGCTCACGCTGATCACGGTGGTCTACACCTACCTGGGCGGCATCAAGGCGGTCATCTGGACCGACGCCATCCAGATGGTCCTCTACCTGGGCGGCGCGGTCCTCGCCGTCGCGGTGCTGTCGGCGCACGTCGGAGGGGACGGCTGGGCCCGCGCCCTGGACGCCGGACGGTTCACGCTCTTCGACACCGACCTCGACCTCGCCCACGTCCTCACGAGCCCGTTCGCCCTGCCCACGGCCATCGTCGGCGGAGCCATCTTCGCCATGGCCTCGCACGGCTCCGACCAGCTGATCGTCCAGCGCGTGCTGGCGACCCGGACGCTGCGCGAGGGCCAGAAGGCCATGATCGCCTCCGGTGTCTTCGTGACCATCCAGTTCGCCGCCTTCTCCCTCGTCGGCGCGCTGCTGTGGTCGTACAACGAGGGCAGGTCCTTCTCGGAGCTGGGGCTGTCCAGCTCGGACAACCTCTACCCCGACTTCATCCTGCACGGGCTGCCCGTGGTCGTCTCGGGCCTGCTCGTGGCCGGCATCCTGGGCGCCGCGATGGGATCGCTGTCGTCGGCGCTGAACTCCATGTCGAACTCGACGGTCGCCGACATCATCCACAGCTTCTTCCGCAGTACGCCGTCCGAGGAGGCGCTGCTCAAACTCGCCCGCGGGATGACTCTGGTGTGGGCGACGCTCATGGCCGTCTTCGCCTGCGCGTTCAGCGAGAGCACGGGCAACGTGTACCTGACCGGACTGACCATCGCGGGCTACACCTACGGCGCGCTGCTCGGCGCGTTCCTCCTGGGGCGGCTCGTCCGGCGCGCGAACGAGGTCGACTCCGTCGTGGCCTTCCTCGTCACCATCGGCGTGATGACCTACGTCGTGCGGGTGGTGAAGATCGACGTCACGACGGGCGGGACGACGACGTCCCAGGCGATCGCCGCCCAGTGGCTCGTGCCCATCGGCGTACTGATCACCCTGGTCGTCGGCGGTGCGCTGAGCCTGTTCCACGGGGCACCGGAGCCCGGTGGGGCAACGGCGTCCGACGAGGAGCCGGGTGCCGGACCCGACCGGACGACCACGACGGCCGGCCGGAACTGA
- a CDS encoding anhydro-N-acetylmuramic acid kinase: protein MRVIGLMSGTSYDAIEAAAADLELRGDTLEMRPLGHLSAPYPDRLRDLIATSLPPSATTVRTVAELDTGIGQAFADVAVRAVRELCGGTADLVVSHGQTVYHWVEDGAVRGTLQLGQPAWIAEATGLPVVSDLRSRDVAAGGQGAPLVAMTDVLAMAALPGTPAALNLGGIANVTVVAPGAEPLAFDTGPANALLDAAVRHFTGGACAYDEGGRRAGAGRVDPALLRVLLDDPYYGRPAPKSTGKERFHLPYLLEALAAAPVEEADDVLATLARLTAVTVADACRAHGVTRLVVSGGGAHNPVLMRMLAEELPGVPLDTSDALGLPSDAKEALAFALLGFLTVNGLPGAIRSGTGARRAALLGTLTPGLGPLRLPEPAGEPPRTLRVTGEPLS, encoded by the coding sequence GTGCGTGTGATCGGCCTGATGTCAGGCACGTCCTACGACGCCATCGAGGCGGCCGCCGCGGACCTGGAACTCCGGGGCGACACCCTGGAGATGCGCCCGCTCGGCCATCTCTCCGCCCCGTATCCCGACCGGCTGCGCGACCTGATCGCGACCAGCCTGCCTCCGTCGGCCACGACGGTGCGGACGGTCGCCGAACTGGACACCGGCATCGGGCAGGCGTTCGCCGACGTGGCCGTACGGGCCGTGCGCGAGCTGTGCGGGGGCACGGCCGACCTGGTGGTCTCCCACGGGCAGACCGTGTACCACTGGGTCGAGGACGGCGCCGTGCGCGGCACCCTCCAGCTCGGCCAGCCCGCCTGGATCGCCGAGGCGACCGGGCTGCCCGTCGTCTCCGACCTGCGCAGCCGGGACGTCGCGGCCGGCGGTCAGGGTGCGCCGCTGGTGGCCATGACCGACGTGCTGGCCATGGCCGCGCTGCCCGGGACCCCCGCCGCCCTCAATCTGGGCGGGATCGCCAACGTCACCGTCGTCGCGCCCGGCGCCGAGCCGCTGGCCTTCGACACCGGGCCCGCCAACGCCCTGCTGGACGCCGCCGTACGGCACTTCACCGGCGGCGCGTGCGCGTACGACGAGGGCGGTCGCCGGGCCGGGGCGGGGCGGGTCGATCCGGCGCTGCTGCGGGTGCTGCTGGACGACCCCTACTACGGCAGGCCGGCTCCGAAGAGCACCGGCAAGGAGCGGTTCCACCTGCCGTACCTGCTGGAGGCGCTCGCGGCGGCGCCGGTCGAGGAAGCCGACGACGTCCTGGCGACGCTGGCCCGGCTCACCGCCGTCACGGTGGCCGACGCCTGCCGCGCGCACGGTGTCACGCGGCTCGTCGTGTCCGGCGGCGGCGCGCACAACCCCGTACTGATGCGCATGCTCGCCGAGGAGCTGCCCGGGGTGCCCCTCGACACGAGCGACGCGCTCGGGCTGCCGTCGGACGCCAAGGAGGCGCTGGCCTTCGCCCTGCTGGGTTTCCTGACCGTCAACGGTCTGCCGGGTGCGATCCGTTCCGGGACGGGCGCGCGCCGGGCGGCGCTGCTGGGCACCCTCACGCCGGGGCTCGGTCCCCTGCGGCTGCCGGAGCCGGCCGGCGAGCCGCCCCGGACGCTCCGTGTCACCGGCGAGCCCCTGTCCTGA
- the mgrA gene encoding L-glyceraldehyde 3-phosphate reductase codes for MNHVADPHRYDGAMHYRRTGRSGLDLPALSLGYWHNFGDDKPFETQRQIALRAFDLGITHHDLANNYGPPYGSAEINFGRIMRQDLAPYRDELVVSTKAGWDMWPGPYGQGGGSRKYVLASLDQSLTRTGLDYVDIFYSHRLDASTPLEETMTALDTAVRQGKALYVGISSYDAERSRQAAAILRDLGTPLLIHQPSYNMLNRWIETEGLLDAAADEGFGVIGFTALAQGLLTGRYLDGVPEGSRATQGKSFATDWLTEDTVRRLRALNDIAARRGQSLAQMALAWALRDPRVTSLVIGASRPGQLEENVAALENLSFGDDELAEIDKYAVVDGDVDLWRQARTGGLG; via the coding sequence ATGAACCACGTCGCCGACCCCCACCGCTACGACGGTGCCATGCACTACCGCCGCACCGGACGCTCCGGCCTCGACCTGCCCGCGCTGTCCCTGGGCTACTGGCACAACTTCGGTGACGACAAGCCCTTCGAGACCCAGCGGCAGATCGCCCTGCGCGCCTTCGACCTGGGCATCACCCATCACGACCTCGCCAACAACTACGGCCCGCCCTACGGATCCGCCGAGATCAACTTCGGCCGGATCATGCGGCAGGACCTGGCGCCGTACCGCGACGAACTGGTCGTTTCCACCAAGGCCGGATGGGACATGTGGCCCGGCCCCTACGGTCAGGGCGGCGGCTCCCGCAAGTACGTGCTCGCCTCCCTCGACCAGTCCCTCACGCGCACGGGCCTGGACTACGTGGACATCTTCTACTCCCACCGGCTGGACGCCTCCACCCCGCTGGAGGAGACCATGACCGCGCTGGACACGGCGGTGCGGCAGGGCAAGGCCCTCTACGTCGGCATCTCCTCCTACGACGCCGAACGCTCCCGGCAGGCCGCCGCGATCCTCCGCGACCTGGGCACGCCGCTGCTCATCCACCAGCCCTCGTACAACATGCTCAACCGGTGGATCGAGACCGAGGGACTGCTCGACGCGGCCGCCGACGAGGGCTTCGGCGTCATCGGGTTCACCGCACTCGCCCAGGGGCTGCTCACCGGCCGCTACCTCGACGGCGTCCCCGAGGGGTCCCGCGCCACCCAGGGCAAGTCCTTCGCGACCGACTGGCTGACCGAGGACACCGTCCGGAGACTGCGCGCCCTCAACGACATCGCCGCCCGCCGGGGCCAGAGCCTGGCGCAGATGGCACTCGCCTGGGCGCTGCGCGACCCGCGCGTCACCTCTCTGGTGATCGGCGCGTCCCGCCCCGGGCAACTGGAGGAGAACGTGGCCGCCCTGGAGAACCTGTCCTTCGGCGACGACGAACTCGCCGAGATCGACAAGTACGCCGTCGTCGACGGCGACGTCGACCTGTGGCGGCAGGCCCGCACCGGCGGCCTCGGCTGA
- a CDS encoding catalase, producing MTDTPPATTSDSGAPAESDEHSLTAGPGGPVLLQDAYLIEQMAQFNRERIPERQPHAKGSGAFGHFEVTHDVSAYTKAAVFQPGTRTELVTRFSTVAGERGSPDTWRDPRGFAVKFYTSQGNYDMVGNNTPVFFVKDPMKFQHFIRSQKRRADSNLRDHDMQWDFWTLSPESAHQVTWLMGDRGIPRSWRHMNGYTSHTYMWINAAGERFWVKYHFKTDQGIECFTQHEGDQMAAADTDYHTRDLFEHIRDGDYPSWTLHVQVMPYEEAAGYRFNPFDLTKVWPHGDYPLIPVGRMTLDRNPTDNHAEIEQAAFQPNNLVPGIGPSPDRMLLARLFSYADAHRYRIGANYQQLPVNAPVVDVRTYSKDGAMAYRKTTDPVYAPNSKGGPAADTERFGTPPGWETDGAITRAAYVSHAEDDDWSQPGTLVREVMDDAARDRLVDNVVDHLLNEVTEPVLRRAFEYWSNIDRTIGERIARGVRAKSGEKDFKADEQANPARGSMQDKA from the coding sequence ATGACGGACACCCCGCCTGCCACCACCTCGGACTCCGGCGCGCCCGCGGAGAGCGACGAACACTCGCTCACCGCGGGCCCGGGAGGACCGGTCCTCCTCCAGGACGCCTACCTCATCGAACAGATGGCGCAGTTCAACCGGGAGCGCATCCCCGAGCGCCAGCCGCACGCGAAGGGCAGCGGCGCCTTCGGGCACTTCGAGGTGACGCACGACGTGAGCGCCTACACCAAGGCGGCCGTCTTCCAGCCGGGCACCCGCACCGAGCTGGTGACGCGCTTCTCGACCGTCGCGGGCGAGCGCGGCAGCCCGGACACCTGGCGCGACCCCCGCGGTTTCGCGGTGAAGTTCTACACCAGCCAGGGCAACTACGACATGGTCGGCAACAACACGCCGGTGTTCTTCGTCAAGGACCCGATGAAGTTCCAGCACTTCATCCGGTCGCAGAAGCGCCGGGCGGACAGCAACCTGCGCGACCACGACATGCAGTGGGACTTCTGGACCCTCTCGCCGGAGTCCGCGCACCAGGTCACCTGGCTCATGGGAGACCGCGGCATCCCGCGGTCCTGGCGCCACATGAACGGCTACACCTCCCACACCTACATGTGGATCAACGCGGCCGGCGAACGGTTCTGGGTGAAGTACCACTTCAAGACGGACCAGGGCATCGAGTGCTTCACGCAGCACGAGGGCGACCAGATGGCGGCGGCCGACACCGACTACCACACGCGGGACCTCTTCGAGCACATCCGTGACGGCGACTACCCGAGCTGGACGCTGCACGTGCAGGTCATGCCGTACGAGGAGGCGGCGGGCTACCGGTTCAACCCGTTCGACCTGACGAAGGTGTGGCCGCACGGCGACTACCCCCTCATTCCGGTCGGCCGCATGACACTGGACCGGAACCCGACGGACAACCACGCGGAGATCGAGCAGGCGGCCTTCCAGCCCAACAACCTGGTGCCCGGCATCGGCCCGAGCCCGGACCGCATGCTGCTGGCCCGGCTCTTCTCGTACGCCGACGCCCACCGCTACCGGATCGGCGCGAACTACCAGCAGCTGCCCGTGAACGCCCCGGTCGTCGACGTCCGCACCTACTCCAAGGACGGTGCGATGGCCTACCGGAAGACGACCGACCCGGTCTACGCACCGAACTCCAAGGGCGGTCCGGCCGCCGACACCGAGCGGTTCGGCACGCCGCCCGGCTGGGAGACGGACGGGGCCATCACCCGTGCCGCGTACGTCAGCCATGCCGAGGACGACGACTGGAGTCAGCCGGGCACCCTGGTGCGCGAGGTCATGGACGACGCCGCTCGCGACCGGCTCGTCGACAACGTGGTCGACCACCTCCTCAACGAGGTGACGGAACCCGTACTGCGGCGTGCCTTCGAGTACTGGTCGAACATCGACAGGACCATCGGTGAGCGCATCGCCCGCGGTGTGCGGGCGAAGTCCGGTGAGAAGGACTTCAAGGCCGACGAGCAGGCCAACCCGGCCCGCGGGTCCATGCAGGACAAGGCCTGA
- a CDS encoding SDR family oxidoreductase produces MRVFVTGASGWIGSAVVPELIGAGHRVVGLARSDASSDALTAAGAEVVRGTLDDLDVLAGAAAGADGVVHLAFKHDIAFSGDFKGAGEADRRAVEVIGEALAGSDRPFTIASGTPAIPGHVATERDGHDPDLAAAARGDAQHIRAATAELTLSLAARGVRSSVVRLAPTNHGEGDNGFVTALIGIARDRGVSGYVGDGSNRWSAAHRLDSARLFRLALEQAPAGSTLHAVAEEGLPVRDIAEVIGRQLNLPVVSVPAADAGAHFTWLAGPLASNRAASSALTRELLGWEPVRPGLVEDLEQGHYFK; encoded by the coding sequence ATGCGTGTTTTCGTCACCGGCGCCTCCGGCTGGATCGGCTCGGCCGTCGTTCCCGAGCTGATCGGCGCAGGCCACCGGGTCGTGGGGCTCGCCCGTTCGGACGCCTCGTCCGACGCGCTCACCGCGGCCGGGGCCGAAGTGGTCCGCGGCACCCTCGACGACCTGGACGTCCTGGCGGGCGCCGCCGCCGGTGCGGACGGGGTCGTCCACCTGGCCTTCAAGCACGACATCGCCTTCTCGGGCGACTTCAAGGGGGCGGGCGAGGCCGACCGGCGTGCCGTCGAGGTGATCGGCGAGGCGCTCGCGGGCTCCGACCGGCCGTTCACCATCGCGTCCGGGACCCCCGCGATCCCCGGGCACGTGGCGACGGAGCGCGACGGCCACGACCCGGACCTCGCCGCCGCCGCCCGGGGCGACGCTCAGCACATCAGGGCCGCCACCGCCGAGCTGACCCTCTCCCTCGCGGCCCGCGGTGTCCGCTCCTCCGTGGTGCGGCTGGCCCCGACCAACCACGGCGAGGGGGACAACGGGTTCGTGACGGCCCTCATCGGGATCGCCCGCGACCGGGGCGTCTCGGGCTACGTCGGAGACGGGAGCAACCGCTGGTCCGCCGCGCACCGCCTGGACTCCGCGCGCCTGTTCCGTCTCGCGCTGGAGCAGGCACCCGCGGGCTCCACGCTGCACGCCGTCGCCGAGGAGGGCCTGCCCGTCCGGGACATCGCCGAGGTGATCGGCCGGCAGTTGAACCTGCCGGTGGTGTCGGTCCCGGCCGCCGACGCGGGCGCCCACTTCACCTGGCTGGCGGGGCCGCTGGCGTCCAACCGGGCGGCTTCCAGCGCGCTCACCCGCGAGCTCCTGGGGTGGGAACCCGTCCGGCCCGGGCTCGTCGAGGATCTCGAACAGGGGCACTACTTCAAGTAG
- a CDS encoding phosphatase PAP2 family protein, giving the protein MLWTAAGVVTLGFLVALEFAARHYGVRGPITNQAREVVFAPDSGPLLYAGLALTMVVLTWRRRLLAAGAAIGIDLLFWLVRWAVGADMNFGNGALWVVLGCAVVAVTRRTGGERALLLKGAGLGLLLVAGHKTGDTWLLITSETRTAVLDPYVATADQALGNPSWVFGRLVDATEPVGGHVLHLVYGQLPLAAALVGLYQLRHVAAERRFPSHHLVRTFLVIGLLGPAIYMVFPVVGPVFAYGADGGQWAVGHLWPDTLPPSVAPHSMPFDEITPRNCMPSLHTAWATTLFVHSRRGSRAMRFAGTFWLVATLTATLGFGYHYGADLLAGVVFALTVETAMRAFSRGWDRAGARLVAYGATVFAVLLVSYRYLAVEMAEHPWAAGPLLVLATASVVVGYVRTTRLWEPEPAAPTGQPEPPRPAEQQPELV; this is encoded by the coding sequence GTGCTGTGGACCGCGGCGGGTGTGGTGACCCTCGGTTTCCTCGTCGCGCTGGAATTCGCCGCGCGCCACTACGGTGTGCGGGGTCCGATCACCAACCAGGCCCGGGAGGTGGTCTTCGCACCCGACTCGGGGCCGTTGCTGTACGCCGGGCTGGCCCTGACGATGGTGGTCCTCACCTGGCGCCGGCGCCTCCTCGCGGCGGGTGCCGCGATCGGCATCGACCTCCTGTTCTGGCTGGTGCGCTGGGCGGTCGGCGCCGACATGAACTTCGGCAACGGCGCGCTCTGGGTCGTCCTGGGCTGTGCGGTCGTCGCCGTGACACGCCGTACCGGGGGTGAGCGTGCCCTGCTGCTGAAGGGTGCCGGGCTGGGCCTGCTGCTGGTGGCCGGGCACAAGACGGGCGACACCTGGCTGCTCATCACCTCGGAGACCCGCACGGCGGTGCTCGACCCGTACGTCGCCACCGCCGACCAGGCGCTGGGGAACCCCTCGTGGGTCTTCGGCCGGCTCGTCGACGCCACCGAACCGGTCGGCGGCCACGTCCTCCACCTCGTCTACGGCCAGCTCCCCCTGGCCGCGGCCCTGGTCGGGCTGTACCAGCTGCGCCACGTGGCCGCCGAGCGGCGTTTCCCGAGCCACCACCTCGTGCGCACCTTCCTGGTCATCGGCCTGCTCGGGCCCGCGATCTACATGGTCTTCCCGGTCGTCGGACCGGTCTTCGCCTACGGGGCCGACGGCGGACAGTGGGCGGTGGGCCACCTGTGGCCGGACACGCTGCCGCCGTCCGTGGCCCCGCACTCGATGCCGTTCGACGAGATCACGCCGCGCAACTGCATGCCCAGCCTGCACACGGCGTGGGCCACCACGCTCTTCGTCCACTCCCGCAGGGGGTCGCGGGCCATGCGGTTCGCGGGCACGTTCTGGCTGGTCGCCACCCTCACCGCGACTCTCGGCTTCGGCTACCACTACGGCGCCGACCTCCTCGCCGGTGTGGTCTTCGCGCTCACCGTCGAGACCGCGATGCGCGCCTTCTCGCGGGGCTGGGACCGCGCGGGCGCCCGGCTGGTCGCCTACGGCGCGACGGTGTTCGCCGTGCTGCTGGTGTCGTACCGCTACCTGGCGGTGGAGATGGCCGAGCACCCGTGGGCCGCCGGACCCCTGCTCGTCCTGGCGACGGCCTCGGTGGTCGTCGGCTACGTGCGGACCACCAGGCTCTGGGAGCCGGAGCCCGCCGCACCCACGGGCCAACCGGAACCGCCGCGCCCCGCGGAACAGCAGCCGGAACTGGTCTGA
- a CDS encoding TetR/AcrR family transcriptional regulator, translating into MARVGLTTEGLIRAGAEAADEIGFEHTTPTELARRFGVRTASLYSHVNNAHELKTGIALFALEELADRVSEAVAGRAGKDALVAFANAYRDYALEHPGRFAATRFPLDTETAASGAGVRHAQMSRAILRGYDLAEPHQTHAVRLLGSVFSGFTDLEGAGGFSHSAPASQESWTEILNALDALLRTWPTGS; encoded by the coding sequence GTGGCTCGGGTAGGACTGACGACCGAGGGCCTGATCAGGGCCGGTGCGGAGGCGGCCGACGAGATCGGCTTCGAGCACACCACGCCGACGGAGCTGGCCCGGCGCTTCGGCGTCCGGACGGCGAGCCTGTACTCGCACGTGAACAACGCCCACGAGCTGAAGACCGGGATCGCGCTGTTCGCGCTGGAGGAGCTGGCCGACCGGGTCTCCGAGGCGGTGGCCGGCCGAGCGGGCAAGGACGCGCTGGTCGCTTTCGCCAACGCGTACCGCGACTACGCCCTCGAGCATCCGGGCCGCTTCGCCGCCACCCGGTTCCCCCTCGACACCGAGACGGCGGCCTCCGGCGCGGGCGTACGGCACGCCCAGATGTCGCGGGCGATCCTGCGCGGCTACGACCTGGCCGAACCGCATCAGACCCATGCCGTACGGCTGCTCGGCAGCGTCTTCAGCGGATTCACCGACCTGGAGGGCGCGGGGGGCTTCAGCCACAGTGCCCCCGCTTCGCAGGAGAGCTGGACGGAGATCCTCAACGCGCTCGACGCCCTCCTGCGTACCTGGCCGACCGGTTCCTGA
- a CDS encoding glycoside hydrolase family 9 protein — translation MNHDFPPPARAVSAVTASVLAACCLAACSGGGDETPASLRVNQVGYVAGEKKFAYVMGDGDRLADAGFEVVDERGKPAGHGSLGPSLGGWNTTYDDVRAIDLSSFDRTGTYRLRLVGADAGPSVRFRVAPARQLLDPLRADTVRFFGTQRDGEDVLGDATGRVASHLTDEEARVYEAPQAGSSDGKAAHPALSAVGGPVDVSGGWFDAGDFLKFTHTTSYVVAQMLSTVRDTPSVPGLREEAGHGLRWLDKMWDGATGTLYAQVGLGSGDKDVRGDHDVWRLPEEDDHLTVKPGDSDYLIKYRPVFRANRPGEPLSPNLAGRVSAAFALAAQTEAAEHPAQARAWLDKAAAVYAGADTRPAKGDLVTTTPADYYQEDTWRDDMEWAAVELARGADALGDARGSGWGDEALSWARAALRDEHPGTLGPADVSALAHADVLSSANPDDALAADLGAELRRQVETGRGRAAEDPFRSGVVPSDFDAVPNTFGLLATAELYARATGDHRYDDFAAQQLAWVFGANAWGTSFVVGAGDVYPHCPQHQVANLAMSHTGRGDILRGAVVNGPNDAGLLKDGEEFEGARPCSFAPDDGSWSRFDGHGAGYVDDVRAWQTVEPADDFGSTALYALSLAVARS, via the coding sequence ATGAACCACGACTTCCCGCCGCCGGCCCGCGCCGTGTCGGCCGTGACCGCCTCCGTACTGGCGGCCTGCTGCCTCGCCGCGTGCTCCGGGGGCGGCGACGAGACCCCGGCGTCCCTCCGCGTCAACCAGGTCGGCTACGTGGCCGGTGAGAAGAAGTTCGCCTACGTCATGGGGGACGGGGACCGGCTGGCCGACGCCGGTTTCGAGGTCGTGGACGAGCGGGGGAAGCCGGCCGGGCACGGCAGCCTGGGGCCGTCTCTCGGCGGCTGGAACACCACGTACGACGACGTGCGCGCGATCGACCTCTCGTCGTTCGACCGCACGGGCACCTACCGGCTGCGGCTCGTCGGTGCGGACGCCGGCCCGTCGGTACGCTTCCGCGTGGCACCGGCACGGCAGTTGCTGGACCCGCTGCGCGCGGACACCGTGCGCTTCTTCGGCACCCAGCGGGACGGCGAGGACGTACTGGGCGACGCGACCGGGCGGGTGGCCTCGCACCTGACCGACGAGGAGGCCCGCGTCTACGAGGCACCGCAGGCCGGCTCGTCCGACGGGAAGGCCGCGCACCCGGCGCTGTCCGCGGTCGGCGGCCCGGTGGACGTGTCGGGCGGGTGGTTCGACGCCGGCGACTTCCTGAAGTTCACGCACACCACCTCCTACGTGGTCGCGCAGATGCTGAGCACCGTCCGTGACACACCGTCGGTGCCCGGGCTGCGGGAGGAGGCCGGGCACGGTCTGCGCTGGCTGGACAAGATGTGGGACGGGGCGACGGGCACCCTCTACGCGCAGGTCGGGCTCGGGTCCGGCGACAAGGACGTCCGCGGGGACCACGACGTGTGGCGGCTGCCCGAGGAGGACGACCACCTCACCGTGAAGCCGGGGGACTCCGACTACCTGATCAAGTACCGGCCGGTCTTCCGCGCCAACCGGCCGGGTGAGCCCCTCAGCCCCAACCTCGCGGGCCGGGTGAGCGCGGCCTTCGCCCTCGCCGCGCAGACCGAGGCGGCGGAGCACCCGGCACAGGCCCGCGCCTGGCTGGACAAGGCGGCCGCCGTCTACGCGGGGGCGGACACCCGGCCGGCGAAGGGGGACCTGGTCACCACCACGCCCGCGGACTACTACCAGGAGGACACCTGGCGCGACGACATGGAGTGGGCGGCCGTGGAACTCGCGCGCGGCGCGGACGCGTTGGGCGACGCGCGCGGCTCGGGGTGGGGCGACGAGGCGCTCTCCTGGGCCCGTGCGGCCCTGCGCGACGAGCACCCCGGCACACTGGGACCCGCCGACGTCAGCGCCCTGGCCCACGCCGACGTGCTCTCCTCCGCGAATCCCGACGACGCCCTCGCGGCCGACCTCGGGGCCGAGCTGAGGCGGCAGGTGGAGACGGGGCGCGGGCGAGCGGCCGAGGACCCGTTCCGGTCAGGCGTCGTACCCAGTGACTTCGACGCGGTGCCGAACACCTTCGGCCTGCTCGCGACCGCCGAACTGTACGCCCGCGCCACGGGCGACCACCGGTACGACGACTTCGCCGCCCAGCAACTGGCCTGGGTCTTCGGGGCCAACGCCTGGGGCACCAGCTTCGTCGTGGGCGCGGGCGACGTCTACCCGCACTGTCCCCAGCACCAGGTCGCCAACCTGGCCATGAGCCACACCGGCCGCGGCGACATCCTGCGCGGCGCCGTCGTCAACGGGCCGAACGACGCGGGCCTGCTGAAGGACGGGGAGGAGTTCGAGGGGGCCCGGCCGTGCTCCTTCGCACCGGACGACGGGTCGTGGTCGCGGTTCGACGGTCACGGCGCCGGATACGTCGACGACGTCCGCGCCTGGCAGACGGTGGAACCGGCCGACGACTTCGGCTCGACCGCCCTGTACGCGCTCTCCCTCGCCGTCGCGCGCTCCTGA